A region of Thermothielavioides terrestris NRRL 8126 chromosome 6, complete sequence DNA encodes the following proteins:
- a CDS encoding 60S ribosomal protein L27: MKFLKTSRVCLVTRGRYAGKKVVIIQPVDNGSKTHPYGHALVAGIERYPNKITRRMSKSRQEKRSKVKPFIKIINYNHLMPTRYTLELEGLKSVITPDTFKEVSQREEAKKTVKKVLEERYMSGKNRWFFTPLRF; this comes from the exons ATGAAGTTCTTGAAGACGTCGAGGGTCTGCCTCGTTACCCGGGGTCGTTATGCCGGCAAGAAG GTTGTCATCATCCAGCCGGTCGACAACGGCAGCAAGACACACCCCTACGGCCACGCCCTGGTAGCGGGCATCGAGCGGTACCCGAACAAGATCACGCGCCGCATGTCCAAGTCGAGGCAGGAGAAGCGCTCCAAGGTCAAGCCCTTCATCAAGATCATCAACTACAACCACCTGATGCCCACCCGCTACacgctcgagctcgagggccTCAAGTCCGTGATCACCCCCGACACCTTCAAGGAGGTCAGCCAgcgcgaggaggccaagaagaCGGTCAAGAAGGTGCTGGAGGAGCGCTACATGAGCGGCAAGAACCGGTGGTTTTTCACTCCTCTGC GGTTTTGA